A stretch of DNA from Granulicella pectinivorans:
GAAGTATGCGTTCAGATAGCTCGCCCCGGAGACACGTGCAGGATTGCCGATGAGATCGGCATAGTCGTTGCCTACTCCTGAGAGGGAGCGGTCTGTGCCGCTGGTGACGGTGATGGGCGTTCCGCTGGCGGCGGAGAGGATGGTGTTTACCTGCCAGCCGTTGATGATGGCACCGAGTGTCCGGTTGGTGTTGAACTTCGGCAGGTCGTAGAGAGCGGACAGGTTATAGCGGAGGCGGACGTCGTAGTCCGCGGGGCCGCGCGAGCTGTTCAGGTTGAAGGGATTCGGAGGACCAGCATTGCCTTCGATCGCGCTGGAGTTGTTATCGATGACTTTGCCGTAGGTGAGATTGGTCAGCACATGAAGGCCTTGCGATACGCGGCGCGTGACGTTGACCTGAAGACCGTTGTAGTCCGCGTACTCGTACGAGCTTGCCACCTCCACTGCGCCGAGCCCTTGATAGAGACGGCGTGACTGAATGTTGGCGAGCGTCGCACCCGCGGCGTAGACACCCGGGTTGAGCTGACGTGAACCCATGATGTGTTGTGCGTGGTTGCCAACGTAGGCAATGGAGACGGCGGTCGTGCGGTTGATCTGGGCTTCGAAGGTGATATTGCGATCCTGAATGGTGGCAACCTTCGAGTTTGAGTCGAGTACGCCACCCGCAACCGGAAGCGTGAACTGATAGGTCGCGAACTGGCTGACCGGGGTGTGAGCGCGCGGGAAGGGCGATGTCGTGCCGGCGAAGATGTTGTCCCATGCATTGGCGGGGTTGGCGATGGAGAGCGCGAAATTACGCGGCTGCGTCTGGTTCGTCCTCTGGTAGAGCAGACCTTCGGGGAAGCCATAGAAGAGGCCGTACGCGCCACGGATGACGAAGCGGTTGCTGCCACCGACGTTGTAGGCGAATCCGAGACGAGGACCGAAGGTTTTCCAGTTGTTCTTGAAGATGGAGGACTGTACCCCCGGGTCGCCGAGGAACTGAAGGCCCGCCGGTGCGTTGGGTGCTACGGTCGAGCGATATCCAGCCTGGAATCCAACCAGAGACTGGTTGAGGTCGGTGGGCGGAAGCCATGGCTCCCAACGGATGCCTGCATTGATCGTGAGATCGCGCGTGACCTTGAAGTCATCCTGGATGAAGAGGGAAGGACGGTTTTCGCGGAGATAGAAGGTGCGGCCATTGTCCTGCGTGAATGTGGACTCGTAACCGAGATAGAAGTCGGCGGCGGCGTTGCCGGTGCGGGCTCCTGAGAACTGGTTATCGCCCGGGACGTAGGAGTAGTCGTTCGCATTGATGCGCGAACGCTCAAACTCTCCTCCGAAGCTGATGGTGTGACGATGAAGAAGCTTGATGAAGTTGACGCGCTCATCGAAGGTGGTGGAGGCCTGCGTGAGAGCGCCACCCGAGAAGATGTTGACGAAGCCCGAGATGTTTGCGCGGATGCCCGGGAAGATGGGTACCTGGGTGCCGAGGGGAACGTTCTGGCCGAGGCTTTGGAGCGACTGGAGACCGGGCGCAACCGGGATCTGGGTGCGGGCGAAGCGGCCGGCTGAAACGGTGACCGTGCCTGTGAGCGTGGAGCTGAAGATGTGGGTATCGCTGAGAGCGAGAGACTGGTTGCGGAAGAGGTTCGATGCGAAGAAGCCAGTGGGAGCGGTGAAGGTGCGCTGGAAGTTGTTCTGGTTGTAGAAGTAGCGTCCGCTGACTTGATTGGAGGCGCTGATCTTGTGGTCGATTTTGACGAGGTACTGCGTGCTGCTGACGTTGCTGTTCGGACTGAGCGTGACCTGTCCGGCTGCCGTAGCACTGAGGGGCGCGAGGTAGGTCTTGTAGAGAGCCTGTGAGAGCGGGCTTGCCGCGCGCGTGATCTGGTTGTTGGTGTAGTTGACGTTCGTTACGGGATCGTGCAACTGGGTCGCGACCGAGCTGAAGTTTCCGCTCATCTGCGCGGCTGTGGGGATGAAGAAGGTGACGGGATTGGCGGAGGAGCGCTGCTCGAGATCTTCCGCGGCTCCGAAAAAGAATGTGCGGTCGCGGAAGATGGGGCCTCCGATGGTGCCGCCAAACTGATTGAGCTTGAAGGGCGGCTTGATGGGAGTGCCCGCGCTTGTCTTCGCAGGAAAGTGGTTGTAGGAGTTCAGCACCGTGTTGCGAAGGTATTCGTATGCGGATCCGTGAAAGGCATTGGTTCCGGAACGCGTTGAAAGCTGCACCAGGGCTCCGGCACCGGAGAACTGAGCGCTGTAGTTGGAGGATTGAATGGTGAACTCCTGCAGGGCGTCAGGGTTGGGCAGGATGGGAACGGAATCGAAGAAGCGATTGTTGTAGACGGCGTTATCAAGCTCGTAGGTGTTCTCGGTGGGGCGCAGACCATTCACGGTGAGGCCTGTGTTGTCCTGCTGGCCGGACTCCGTACCGGTTGCGGTCAGTGCTGCGCCGGGCGTGAGTGTCGTGAGTTGCAGCGGGTTGCGTCCGTTGAGGGGGAGATCCTGGATCTGCTCGCGGTTGATCGTGGTCGACACGGTGGATGATGCCGTTTGGATGAGCGTCGAAGCAGAGGTTACGTTGACGGTCTCGGTCGATTCTCCGATGGCGAGAGGAAGCTGGAGATCGATGACCTGACCCGTGAGGAGGGATAGGTCGCTACGCTCCTCCGTTCTATAACCGGCCTTGCCGATGGTCACGGCATAGGTCCCGATTGGAATATTCGGAAAGACGAAGATGCCTTGCGCATTGGTGTCCGCCTTGCGTTCGAGCGCGGTCTCGGCATTGGTGACGGTGACGCTTGCGCCGGGGATGAGCGCGCCACTGCTATCCAGTACGGAACCGCGGATGGTGCCCGTTGCCTGAGCGTGAGCGTCATGAGGTAGCAGCACAGCAAACAGGAGAAGAAGGGACAGGAGAAGGGAGCGTGGTGCAGACATACAGGCCTCCAAAGCCAAACAATGTGTCGTGTCATGGGGGTTGAGGGGAAGACCGAAGGTGGCAACGCACGTCCGCTACGCGGCCGGATCGTGGACTGCGATTACTTCGAAGTTGTTCTTAGAGCGAAACGGGAAGGGGACAACAACCTGCGGCAGATGTCACAGCAGCCATCAGCACGCGCGGGAGCGGTGCCTTCGATCGCTGTTGCTGACTCGATATGTGAGCGGACATCTTCATCGCGGTGCAATACCTTGTGTTGCATGGAGCTGGTTGGTTGGTTCGAAGAGCATCAGTGATGACGCACAACATCGATGGAATAAGAAGAGGGATCTCATAAGGCGGGTGCCTCGTTGATACTCGAACGTGTCCGGTAACCTTTGCTCCCCAGGCTGAAGAGTGCGATGGTGCCGACCAGCGGCATCAAGGCGACCAGGTAAAAGACCGGGGCATACGAAAAGCGATCGACGAGTATCCCTGTAAGGAGCGGGAAGAGGAGTCCGCTGAGACCGCTGGCCACGCCACTGAAACCTGTGACGCGTCCGACCTCGTGCTCATCGAAGAGATCGGTCATGCTGGCGAACATGTTGGCGGAGAGGAAGTTGTCCGCAAACATGGCGATGCCGATGAGGAAGAAGGCTCCTCCGATGGAGCGCGTGACTGGCACCAGCAGGCTTGCGATGCAAAGGATGCTTCCGCCATACATTGTGATCTTGCGCACCTTCATGATCTCGAGACCCTTGCTCTGGAGCCATCCGGCAGACCACCCGCCAGCGAACCCACCGGCATCGCCGAGCAGGAAAGGAATCCATCCGATGAGTCCAATCTGGCTCATGGAGAGGTGACGTGCGCTGAACAGGTAGCTCGGAATCCAGTACCAGTAGAACTGCATGACTGGACCGACGAAGAAACGGCACAGCATGATCGCCGCAAGGGAAGGTTGCCGCAGCAACTCACGGACTCCTGTTGCCGGCTTCGATGAGGTTAGCGTCGATTCAAGCGTCTCGTCGAGATCGACGGATGCGGGCTTGGGATCGCGGTACAGAAACCACCACAACGGCGCCCACAACAGGCCCAGCGATGCCGATACGAGGAAGGCCGCGCGGAAGCCGAAACGATGTTGCAGGTAGACGATGAGAGGTGTCGCAATGGTCGCACCGATCATGCTTCCGCTGTTGAAGATGCCAATGGCGAGTGTGCGCTCTTCCTTTTTGAAGAGCAGAGACGTGACCTTCACGCCACCGGAGTAGTTGCCGCATTCTCCTGTTCCCATCCAGAAGCGCGTGAGGCCGAGCTGCGAGCCGGTGCGCACAAGCGATTGCGCGCCGGTTGCAAAGGACCACCAGAGAACAGCGCCAACAAGGCTGATACGAACGCCGAAGCGATCCATCAGGGCTCCCACGGGAAGCTCGCCGCTCATCATGCCAAACTGGAACGCCGCCACGATCCTGCCGTACTGCGTATTGGTGAGGTGCAGCGTCTGCTTCAGGATGGGTGCCAGCACGGACACGGTCTGGCGATCGATGAAATTGATCACCGTGATGGAGAACAGCAGCGCGAGAATGAACCATCGTCTTCTGCCACTCGTCGCGGCGC
This window harbors:
- a CDS encoding TonB-dependent receptor; protein product: MSAPRSLLLSLLLLFAVLLPHDAHAQATGTIRGSVLDSSGALIPGASVTVTNAETALERKADTNAQGIFVFPNIPIGTYAVTIGKAGYRTEERSDLSLLTGQVIDLQLPLAIGESTETVNVTSASTLIQTASSTVSTTINREQIQDLPLNGRNPLQLTTLTPGAALTATGTESGQQDNTGLTVNGLRPTENTYELDNAVYNNRFFDSVPILPNPDALQEFTIQSSNYSAQFSGAGALVQLSTRSGTNAFHGSAYEYLRNTVLNSYNHFPAKTSAGTPIKPPFKLNQFGGTIGGPIFRDRTFFFGAAEDLEQRSSANPVTFFIPTAAQMSGNFSSVATQLHDPVTNVNYTNNQITRAASPLSQALYKTYLAPLSATAAGQVTLSPNSNVSSTQYLVKIDHKISASNQVSGRYFYNQNNFQRTFTAPTGFFASNLFRNQSLALSDTHIFSSTLTGTVTVSAGRFARTQIPVAPGLQSLQSLGQNVPLGTQVPIFPGIRANISGFVNIFSGGALTQASTTFDERVNFIKLLHRHTISFGGEFERSRINANDYSYVPGDNQFSGARTGNAAADFYLGYESTFTQDNGRTFYLRENRPSLFIQDDFKVTRDLTINAGIRWEPWLPPTDLNQSLVGFQAGYRSTVAPNAPAGLQFLGDPGVQSSIFKNNWKTFGPRLGFAYNVGGSNRFVIRGAYGLFYGFPEGLLYQRTNQTQPRNFALSIANPANAWDNIFAGTTSPFPRAHTPVSQFATYQFTLPVAGGVLDSNSKVATIQDRNITFEAQINRTTAVSIAYVGNHAQHIMGSRQLNPGVYAAGATLANIQSRRLYQGLGAVEVASSYEYADYNGLQVNVTRRVSQGLHVLTNLTYGKVIDNNSSAIEGNAGPPNPFNLNSSRGPADYDVRLRYNLSALYDLPKFNTNRTLGAIINGWQVNTILSAASGTPITVTSGTDRSLSGVGNDYADLIGNPARVSGASYLNAYFNTAAFQQAATGTFGNSSRGILRGPGSLNVDASGFKVFPIAERFKLQFRAEAFNVINRSNYSNPGSTVASTSTFGRITAAGSPRVLQFALRANF
- a CDS encoding MFS transporter, with the translated sequence MRAATSGRRRWFILALLFSITVINFIDRQTVSVLAPILKQTLHLTNTQYGRIVAAFQFGMMSGELPVGALMDRFGVRISLVGAVLWWSFATGAQSLVRTGSQLGLTRFWMGTGECGNYSGGVKVTSLLFKKEERTLAIGIFNSGSMIGATIATPLIVYLQHRFGFRAAFLVSASLGLLWAPLWWFLYRDPKPASVDLDETLESTLTSSKPATGVRELLRQPSLAAIMLCRFFVGPVMQFYWYWIPSYLFSARHLSMSQIGLIGWIPFLLGDAGGFAGGWSAGWLQSKGLEIMKVRKITMYGGSILCIASLLVPVTRSIGGAFFLIGIAMFADNFLSANMFASMTDLFDEHEVGRVTGFSGVASGLSGLLFPLLTGILVDRFSYAPVFYLVALMPLVGTIALFSLGSKGYRTRSSINEAPAL